One Qipengyuania aurantiaca genomic region harbors:
- a CDS encoding vWA domain-containing protein produces MKKMIAGACALSLLAPGPAVLQAQGEQAEAGTSVPPPLRDLGYCRTPAPLPDLGKEALVDQQQHLRRLPPPPPVAMEVAPAPPPPPAASVADEGESIVVTGSRIKRGTMESASPVTTVDAARAAPPAVAPPPPASSAMPSYPPPPYPPRPPQPRPQSGLLTAGEHDDLLNPELYADYVRKSDLGQRIAALPVLDTSRILRVEAKDARGQAVPFMPIELRCEDGNSITLNSVADGSAVFFPALDRLSDTVWVRAGRSEWRMVRLSADEGAQSVTIRSDRAAQAVRKLDLALVVDVTGSMGDELRYLQAELRSIIDQLEARHRDIDIRVAFSFYRDEGDDFITQTFDFDSDVSRAQTRLAAQHAGGGGDYEEAMQDALVRAAQLEWRDDAVKSLLLVGDAPPHDRDIPQTWLAAEHLRAERVHVVPVGASGVADVAEYVMRAMAAATQSRYTFLTDDSGIGNPHAKPAIDCYLVTRLDQLLRRVIDSQISGRRIEPEKNEVIRAVGEYDAGKCILPPDFAQSSNRDKAG; encoded by the coding sequence ATCTCGGGAAGGAAGCGCTGGTCGATCAGCAGCAACATCTCCGCCGCCTTCCTCCGCCGCCGCCGGTCGCAATGGAAGTCGCGCCGGCTCCGCCACCTCCGCCCGCCGCCTCGGTCGCAGATGAGGGCGAAAGCATCGTCGTGACCGGCTCGCGCATCAAGCGCGGGACCATGGAGAGCGCCAGCCCTGTCACAACCGTCGATGCCGCGCGCGCTGCACCGCCTGCCGTCGCTCCGCCTCCACCGGCCAGCAGTGCTATGCCCAGCTATCCGCCGCCGCCCTATCCGCCGCGCCCGCCGCAGCCGCGTCCGCAAAGCGGGCTCCTGACTGCGGGCGAGCATGACGATCTGCTCAACCCCGAACTTTACGCCGACTATGTCCGCAAGTCCGACCTCGGCCAGCGGATTGCCGCGCTTCCCGTGCTCGACACCTCCCGCATCCTGCGGGTGGAGGCCAAGGACGCGCGCGGGCAGGCCGTGCCCTTCATGCCCATCGAACTGCGCTGCGAGGATGGCAATTCGATCACCCTCAACTCGGTCGCCGATGGCAGCGCGGTGTTCTTCCCCGCGTTGGACCGGCTGAGCGATACCGTGTGGGTCCGCGCCGGACGCAGCGAATGGCGCATGGTGCGCTTGTCGGCAGACGAGGGCGCGCAGAGCGTCACCATCCGTTCCGACCGGGCCGCGCAAGCCGTGCGCAAGCTCGACCTCGCGCTGGTGGTCGACGTCACTGGCTCGATGGGCGACGAGCTGCGCTACCTCCAGGCGGAACTGCGCTCGATTATCGACCAACTCGAAGCGCGCCATCGCGACATAGATATTCGCGTCGCTTTCAGCTTCTATCGCGACGAAGGCGATGACTTCATTACCCAGACCTTCGATTTCGACAGCGATGTCTCCCGCGCGCAGACCCGTCTCGCGGCCCAACACGCCGGCGGCGGTGGCGACTACGAAGAAGCGATGCAGGATGCCCTGGTGCGCGCCGCCCAGCTCGAATGGCGCGACGACGCGGTGAAATCGCTCTTACTGGTAGGTGACGCCCCGCCGCATGATCGCGATATCCCGCAGACCTGGCTCGCGGCCGAACATCTACGCGCCGAGCGCGTACATGTTGTGCCGGTCGGCGCTTCGGGTGTGGCGGACGTGGCCGAATACGTCATGCGGGCGATGGCTGCGGCCACCCAGTCGCGCTACACCTTCCTCACCGACGACAGCGGCATCGGCAATCCGCATGCCAAGCCGGCGATCGACTGCTACCTCGTCACCCGCCTCGACCAGCTCCTGCGCCGCGTGATCGACAGCCAGATCTCGGGCCGCCGGATCGAGCCGGAGAAGAACGAGGTCATCCGCGCGGTCGGCGAGTACGATGCCGGCAAATGCATCCTCCCGCCCGACTTCGCGCAAAGCTCAAATCGGGACAAAGCGGGATAA